In Argopecten irradians isolate NY chromosome 11, Ai_NY, whole genome shotgun sequence, one DNA window encodes the following:
- the LOC138334850 gene encoding uncharacterized protein, translating to MKLVLALTLLVCGACALNVHEAKKFHNSGQYGGTVSYKDNGDGTITLTSNGLPDHPFERVNPNHPETRSDVYTLPKDPTFAHSTGCLAMGPIGMTITGSMIYDPLDADGENAVEGPGRERFDHYGGHTDNHGIYHYHKIPGSWLYTGEADELLGVAFDGYPIYGPMASDLGRDVTNKDLDECHGRMVNGDYRYHANTEFPYYLGCYKGKTTHINHVRTQHGICNGTSALPTYGYVCACPRGQHPPAGTQHHAPPDGSVSGNHHHHPGGLFGR from the exons ATGAAGCTGGTCTTGGCTCTTACTTTACTTGTTTGTGGGGCCTGTGCGCTAAATGTACACGAAGCTAAGAAGTTTCATAACAGTGGACAATATGGAGGTACTGTGAGCTACAAGGACAACGGGGATGGCAC AATCACGTTGACGTCGAATGGTCTCCCTGACCATCCATTTGAGCGGGTGAACCCGAACCATCCCGAAACTCGCAGCGACGTCTACACACTACCTAAAGACCCAACATTTGCCCATAGCACTGGATGTTTAGCTATGGGACCAATCGGAATGACTATTACAG GATCGATGATCTACGATCCTTTGGATGCTGATGGAGAGAATGCAGTAGAAGGTCCAGGACGGGAACGATTTGACCACTACGGGGGACACACTGATAATCATGGAATATACCACTACCACAAGATTCCAGGGAGCTGGTTATACACTGGAGAG GCGGACGAACTCCTCGGCGTTGCCTTCGACGGATATCCAATCTACGGACCAATGGCGTCAGATCTCGGACGTGACGTCACTAACAAAGATCTTGATGAATGTCACGGCCGCATGGTGAATGGAGATTACAGATATCATGCTAACACTGAGTTTCCTTACTATCTCGGCTGTTATAAAGGAAAGACAACTCACATCAATCACGTGCGCACACAACACGGTATTTGCAACGGCACCTCGG CTCTTCCTACATACGGCTACGTTTGCGCATGTCCAAGAGGCCAGCATCCTCCGGCCGGTACGCAACACCACGCTCCACCTGATGGGTCAGTTTCTGGTAACCATCATCACCATCCTGGGGGATTATTTGGCAGGTAG